In Styela clava chromosome 14, kaStyClav1.hap1.2, whole genome shotgun sequence, the following are encoded in one genomic region:
- the LOC120340669 gene encoding AP-2 complex subunit mu isoform X1 yields MIGGLFLYNHKGEVLISRIYRDDIGRNACDAFRVNVIHARQQVRSPVTNIARTSFFHTKRGNIWLCAVTKQNVNAVLVFEFLLKMIDVMQSYFGKINEENIKNNFVLIYELLDEVLDFGYPQKTDTGILKTFITQQGIKTQVVTALSGKSKEETTQITSQVTGQIGWRREGIKYRRNELFLDVLESVNLLMSPQGQVLSAHVAGRVIMKSYLSGMPECKFGMNDKLVLDKSSRTTDDATKSGKPSIAIDDCTFHQCVKLSKFESERSISFIPADGEFELMRYRTTKDISLPFRVIPLVRDIGRSKMEVKVVVKSNFKPTLLAQKIEVRIPTPLNTSGVQVLCMKGKAKYKSSENAIVWKMKRMAGMKESQISAEIELLPTSDKKKWSRPPISMNFEVPFAPSGLKVRYLKVFEHKLNYNDHDVIKWVRYIGRSGLYETRC; encoded by the exons ATGATCGGTGGTCTTTTCCTTTACAATCACAAGGGAGAAGTTCTCATATCGAGGATATATCGTGATGATATCGG GCGGAACGCGTGTGATGCTTTTCGTGTCAATGTTATTCATGCAAGACAGCAAGTGCGATCACCTGTTACCAATATAGCACGGACAAGTTTCTTTCATACAAAACGAGGAAATATATGGCTATGTGCT GTAACAAAGCAAAATGTCAACGCTGTTCttgtttttgaatttcttcTTAAAATGATCGATGTTATGCAAAGTTATTTTGGAAAaatcaatgaagaaaatatcaaaaacaattttgttttgatatacGAACTTCTAGATG AGGTTTTGGACTTCGGATATCCGCAGAAGACTGATACTGGAATATTAAAGACATTTATTACGCAACAAGGAATCAAAACTCAG GTTGTAACTGCATTGTCTGGAAAG AGCAAAGAAGAAACCACTCAGATAACGTCGCAAGTTACAGGACAAATAGGATGGAGAAGAGAAGGAATCAAATACAGAAGAAATGAATTGTTTCTTGATGTGTTGGAGAGTGTCAATCTTCTCATGTCACCACAAG GTCAAGTTCTCAGTGCTCATGTGGCAGGTCGTGTCATCATGAAAAGTTATTTGAGTGGAATGCCAGAATGTAAGTTTGGAATGAACGATAAACTTGTCTTGGATAAATCTTCTAGAACAACTGACGATGCAACTAAGAG tgGGAAGCCATCTATTGCTATTGATGATTGCACATTTCATCAATGTGTTAAATTGAGCAAATTTGAATCTGAACGGAGCATCAGCTTTATCCCGGCGGATGGTGAATTTGAGCTCATGAG ATATCGGACTACCAAGGACATTAGCCTTCCATTCCGAGTTATTCCATTAGTGCGAGATATTGGCAGAAGCAAAATGGAAGTTAAGGTCGTCGTCAAGTCCAACTTTAAACCTACTCTTCTTGCTCAAAAGATTGAAGTGAGGATACCTACTCCACTCAACACGAGTGGAGTGCAAGTTCTCTGCATGAAAGGAAAAGCAAAATACAAATCGAGTGAAAATGCGATTGTATGGAA GATGAAAAGAATGGCTGGAATGAAAGAATCCCAAATCAGTGCTGAAATAGAATTGCTACCAACATCTGACAAAAAGAAATGGTCTCGCCCTCCAATTTCTATGAATTTTGAG GTGCCGTTTGCTCCATCTGGTCTTAAAGTTCGATACCTGAAGGTCTTCGAACACAAGCTCAACTACAATGACCACGATGTTATAAAGTGGGTGAGGTACATCGGACGTAGCGGACTTTACGAGACCCGTTGTTGA
- the LOC120340669 gene encoding AP-2 complex subunit mu isoform X2 yields the protein MIGGLFLYNHKGEVLISRIYRDDIGRNACDAFRVNVIHARQQVRSPVTNIARTSFFHTKRGNIWLCAVTKQNVNAVLVFEFLLKMIDVMQSYFGKINEENIKNNFVLIYELLDEVLDFGYPQKTDTGILKTFITQQGIKTQSKEETTQITSQVTGQIGWRREGIKYRRNELFLDVLESVNLLMSPQGQVLSAHVAGRVIMKSYLSGMPECKFGMNDKLVLDKSSRTTDDATKSGKPSIAIDDCTFHQCVKLSKFESERSISFIPADGEFELMRYRTTKDISLPFRVIPLVRDIGRSKMEVKVVVKSNFKPTLLAQKIEVRIPTPLNTSGVQVLCMKGKAKYKSSENAIVWKMKRMAGMKESQISAEIELLPTSDKKKWSRPPISMNFEVPFAPSGLKVRYLKVFEHKLNYNDHDVIKWVRYIGRSGLYETRC from the exons ATGATCGGTGGTCTTTTCCTTTACAATCACAAGGGAGAAGTTCTCATATCGAGGATATATCGTGATGATATCGG GCGGAACGCGTGTGATGCTTTTCGTGTCAATGTTATTCATGCAAGACAGCAAGTGCGATCACCTGTTACCAATATAGCACGGACAAGTTTCTTTCATACAAAACGAGGAAATATATGGCTATGTGCT GTAACAAAGCAAAATGTCAACGCTGTTCttgtttttgaatttcttcTTAAAATGATCGATGTTATGCAAAGTTATTTTGGAAAaatcaatgaagaaaatatcaaaaacaattttgttttgatatacGAACTTCTAGATG AGGTTTTGGACTTCGGATATCCGCAGAAGACTGATACTGGAATATTAAAGACATTTATTACGCAACAAGGAATCAAAACTCAG AGCAAAGAAGAAACCACTCAGATAACGTCGCAAGTTACAGGACAAATAGGATGGAGAAGAGAAGGAATCAAATACAGAAGAAATGAATTGTTTCTTGATGTGTTGGAGAGTGTCAATCTTCTCATGTCACCACAAG GTCAAGTTCTCAGTGCTCATGTGGCAGGTCGTGTCATCATGAAAAGTTATTTGAGTGGAATGCCAGAATGTAAGTTTGGAATGAACGATAAACTTGTCTTGGATAAATCTTCTAGAACAACTGACGATGCAACTAAGAG tgGGAAGCCATCTATTGCTATTGATGATTGCACATTTCATCAATGTGTTAAATTGAGCAAATTTGAATCTGAACGGAGCATCAGCTTTATCCCGGCGGATGGTGAATTTGAGCTCATGAG ATATCGGACTACCAAGGACATTAGCCTTCCATTCCGAGTTATTCCATTAGTGCGAGATATTGGCAGAAGCAAAATGGAAGTTAAGGTCGTCGTCAAGTCCAACTTTAAACCTACTCTTCTTGCTCAAAAGATTGAAGTGAGGATACCTACTCCACTCAACACGAGTGGAGTGCAAGTTCTCTGCATGAAAGGAAAAGCAAAATACAAATCGAGTGAAAATGCGATTGTATGGAA GATGAAAAGAATGGCTGGAATGAAAGAATCCCAAATCAGTGCTGAAATAGAATTGCTACCAACATCTGACAAAAAGAAATGGTCTCGCCCTCCAATTTCTATGAATTTTGAG GTGCCGTTTGCTCCATCTGGTCTTAAAGTTCGATACCTGAAGGTCTTCGAACACAAGCTCAACTACAATGACCACGATGTTATAAAGTGGGTGAGGTACATCGGACGTAGCGGACTTTACGAGACCCGTTGTTGA
- the LOC120340874 gene encoding queuine tRNA-ribosyltransferase catalytic subunit 1-like, giving the protein MMAQSNLSYTSSTLSMEIVAKCSTTKARVGKLKLPHSIVDTPVFMPVGTQGTLKGITPKQLENLDIRIMLGNTYHLGNKPGEEILKKAGGLHNFMSWDRSLLTDSGGFQMVSLVKLAEFSEEGVKFIHPHNETEMMLSPEKSMEIQNAIGADIMMQLDDVVSSTETDQDRFRLATKRSIRWLDRCIAAHKRQTEQNLFPIIQGGLDEELRKDCLKEMTSRDVHGFAVGGLSGGECKDDFWRMVTVSTDGLPDNKPRYLMGVGYAADLIVCSALGCDMFDCVFPTRTARFGVALVRKGQINLKRVEFSKDFEPIDKNCECSTCRDYSRAYLHMLFKNNNPSACSMVSIHNVKYQADLMAAVREAISLDRFPDFIKERFLELFEDQSNFPAWACDALESVGVKLKK; this is encoded by the exons ATGATGGCTCAATCGAATTTGTCGTATACATCATCAACTCTTAG CATGGAGATTGTTGCGAAGTGTAGCACAACAAAAGCTCGTGTTGGAAAGTTGAAGTTACCTCATAGTATCGTTGATACCCCAGTATTCATGCCAGTTGGAACACAGGGAACTTTGAAG GGAATCACGCCAAAGCAGCTAGAAAATCTCGATATACGAATCATGCTTGGTAATACTTATCATCTTGGAAACAAACCAGGggaagaaatattaaaaaaagctgGAGGATTGCACAACTTTATGTCCTGGGATCGCTCCCTCCTTACTGATAGTGGAGGTTTTCAG ATGGTGTCACTTGTTAAATTGGCAGAATTTTCTGAAGAAGGAGTGAAGTTCATTCATCCACACAATGAAACTGAAATGATGTTATCACCTGAGAAATCAATGGAAATACAGAATGCTATTGGGGCTGATATCATGATGCAACTGGATGATGTG GTGAGCAGCACTGAAACAGATCAGGACCGATTTCGTTTGGCTACAAAAAGATCAATCAGATGGCTCGATAGATGCATTGCAGCCCACAAAAGACAGACAGAACAAAATTTATTCCCTATAATTCAAGGTGGATTGGATGAAGAGTTAAGGAAGGATTGTCTGAAAGAAATGACTTCAAGAGATGTTCATGGATTTGCTGTCGGGGGTTTGAGTGGCGGTGAATGCAAAGACGACTTTTGGAGGATGGTGACTGTAAGCACAGATGGACTGCCTGATAATAAGCCCAGATATTTAATGGGTGTCGGCTACGCTGCTGACCTAATCGTATGCTCTGCTTTAGGTTGTGATATGTTCGATTGTGTTTTTCCAACGAGGACTGCTAGATTTGGTGTAGCTCTAGTACGGAAAggacaaataaatttgaagcgTGTCGAATTTTCAAAAGATTTTGAACCCATCGATAAAAACTGTGAATGCTCCACTTGTCGAGATTACAGCCGAGCGTATCTTCATATGCTATTTAAGAATAATAACCCAAGCGCCTGCAGTATGGTATCTATTCATAATGTAAAATACCAGGCTGATCTAATGGCAGCTGTCAGGGAAGCTATTAGCTTAGATAGATTCCCAGACTTTATTAAAGAAAGGTTTTTAGAATTGTTTGAAGATCAATCTAATTTTCCTGCATGGGCTTGTGATGCTTTAGAATCTGTTGgtgttaaattaaaaaaataa